A window of Miscanthus floridulus cultivar M001 chromosome 12, ASM1932011v1, whole genome shotgun sequence genomic DNA:
GAACCAAaccacttcattcctgtccaatCAAGGGGACCGACTAGAGAAGGGGGTGAATAGTTATTTCTAAAACTAATTGCAATTCCTAGCCAAAATAAATGCAGAACTAAATTAATGTTGAACAACGATTTGACCCTACTACAACAACACTAGCATCCTAGCACAAGATAAGCAAAGCGGCAACTAGGGTGACTAGCaaaagctcctacacaattctagtaagcaaggTCAAACAACCTAGGCAACTAGAACATCAAGCAAACTAGAGAGCTCCTACTCATAGTAGAGAACAAAGGTAAACAAGTTTACACTAGAACAAGCAAAGATATAGTGTAGGAGAAAGCAAACCACACAAGAAGGGAGACACACGATACATCAAGGTCCTAAGCTTCATCTTATTCTTCACCAAGCATGGGCTTCTTCAATTTCTCCACccaccctcctcttcctcccatcTTCACCCTTGTTCTTTTATTCTAGAGAGAGAGGAGAGTAGTGACTAGTGAGATGAGTAGAACGAGGGCTGAGTCTGGTGGTGTTGAGTCCACTTCGAGCTTAACAGGTGGGGCAAAGAGGGGCATGAGAATTGGACAACACAACATTTGCATGTTTGCAAAGTCACTAGGTGTAACACCGCAGCCCATTAGAAGCCTATAGTACATAGTTGTGTTGTTGGCCCATGTGGACCATGTGACACACGAGTTGTagttggtgggtttagtaccaccttaGAATCTGCTAAAAAAATACCACCTTagaagtttaggagggtgagggcTAGCTTATGATCCTTGTTGTCGTGACAAACGTAACACCTCTAGGTTGACCCTTTTACACGAAGTGAGGGTGAAAGTATAAAAGAGGTGCAACGCGGTATATAGGCCTGTTCTACATGCGGAGCTAGGTCATATAAATAGATTTTGGATGGACTCTGTCGTGTTGACCAGTCAATTAGGTTGACTGCGGATTGACAATACGTGGGTACGTGGGTCATTTGCTGACAGTTCCAGCTATGAGGTTCTTTCTTGGCTATGTCTGGGGCAGCGGTGGTGATCTTTGGACGCTGATGTAATTTTTGAGGATAGTAGGGTACGTGGGTCATTTACTGACAGTTTGTGGATTCACTTGAAGTCTTGAATTGTTCCAAAAAACTTGAGAGAAAGTTCGTGGATTCACTTGAAGTCTTGAATTGTTGCaaaaaacttgagagaaaagctATGAGGTTCTTATTGGCTATGTCTGGGGCAGCGGTGGTGATCTTTGGACGCTGATGTAATTTTTGAGGATAGTAGGAGAGTGAACGTTTGTGTTGCTAGTCCAGTTAATCTATAGATTAGATAAGCCACTCTAACAATTGGTTTGCTATGATTTTTGTGACTGAGCTTGTGCTACTTCCTTTCATTAAAACAAAAGCTACTTGCCCGATCTTAACACCATTTCTAGTATGCACCTAACGAGTTGCATTCATGGAGACCATGTTTATTTAGCTATTAGCATAATTCTTTTAGAGTTGCTCAAAGGTTTGGAGCGAGTACTGTTGAGACGAGAAAACACACCTCTAGAGCATCTCATGCTCACCATCGAGTTGCTTTAGCAGTGCAGTGCACTAGTACAACATCAAATATACAACCCAAGTGTAGACAAGGCACCACACAATGTAGTGCAGTATTATAGTTTTGCGAGGGTCTTCGTTTTCCTATCGTCGTTGGTGATGTGAACATCTTCTCTAGCGGTGCAATCTTCTCCACCCAGGTAATCCATTATTTGCACCCTTGAATTGTAGGGAGGACTTGAGCCTTCCGCAGAAGAAAGTTCTCCTGTGTAGGCTTCTTGGAAGTAGGAGGGCAGCAtcgacaatgatgaagatgagctcACCATTGTCAGATGTGTTTGGAAGATTCAGCTTTAGATACCATGTAAAAGTTTAATGAATCATATAACCTCCTGTAGGAGGCCGTGTTTGTTATATATTGGTATGTCAAGCACAAGTACTTTTTCCTAACACAAGAGGTGGATTGCTTGAATTTCCTTCAACAATGAACAAAACACATTTCCTCCCTTAGTATTCTATTGATGTCTTGATGCACATACATACACACGGCACATATATACAAAATCCTTGAGACAACTTATATGAGAACATGTAATCAACTTTATGTGTAAAGCGTGATATTAAACATCCACAAATTACTAATCTTCTGAGGAGAAATGGTCCATGGATTAGGCACTgtacttgtaggaatttccatttTGGGACCTTGTTCTCAGGGGTGACCCCTTGAGGAACTCACTATACCATTTCGCAGACAGTTTTGGAGTTCGTTtttgtgtcttgtagtcgacatGGTAGAGCCCGAATCTTTGTGTGTACCCAGAGTTCCACTCGAAGTTGTCGAGAAGAGACCACACGAAGTAGCCACGCACATCGGCCCCTTTCCTTTAGAGAGTGAAATGATCGACATACAAGAAGCAGAATATGTGATTTAGTCAGTGATTAGAGAGAAAGGAGCTAGGAAGAACATGTAGATGCAGCAATGCATCCAAGGTATTGTTCAAAGCCACAAAGCATTGCTTCTGAGCTGGTTTAAGATTGATCGAGAGTTTTGACATTTACCTTATCGCTGAAGCCAAAAAGGTGAGGTAGCCTTGAAGATAATCGACTCTTCCTGTATCATTAGTAAAATCCTTGGCAGACATGTTGCTATTGCTTGCTTGGGCATAACCTGCAAAATTCTTATAGCATATGAATTTGGACCATGAATCACTAGATTAGTTTAGTAGGGCCATGTTTCTTGGTATTTTTTATGTTTATATATAAATCCTAATTTTGAAAGTACCCCCTTTGGTAAAAATGTTTGTCACATTTGACTTTGCATTATCTTTGATCCACTATATTTTGCAAACTTTGATCTGTATTATTTAGAATGTATATTTAAACTTTTTTCAAACACATTTTTTAATACAAATCTAGCATGTTTAACATGTTTTCAATCTAAATAATTTAAATTCATGTGAGTAAATATCTAAGGTAAAATACTTGTAACAATCCTATCAATGTCCTAACACATAGTGTTGTGTGTGATTATTGGATAGTGTCATGCTCGAATTACAATGATAAAAACATCTAAAATACAATTTCACTTAGAACTATGTTTattccatctaaaaaataaagagATGGGTAGAAGCCATACCATTTTCAGTGATATACATTGGTGTGTTATTGTATCTCCTTTTGTAATACATGACCACTTTTTCCATCCCATATGGAACGGTATTCAAGTATGGCGACCCTGTCTGCACGAATGAGATTGCAACCATCAACAACATTTCTATTCTTCCTTGGCTAACAATCGATAAttcatttttttcaaaaaaaaatgaccAAGAGTTCTACTGCTCTTCCTAGTTTAGCATTCATTAAAACAGGACGTGGGCATCACCACCTAAGCTAGTCCTACTCAAACCAGATGAGCACCCTGGCCCAGGCTAAATAGAAACACCTTTCCTTGACCAAGAGGTTGGCCTATTCCAGATGTCAAATAAACTAATATTGTAACAATGCATGTTTACCCTTTCACCAATAAGTATTCCATCTCTTTCTGTTGAAGTACTAATTAGGGCATCCCCATCAAATGGATCCAATTCACATGGTGACGAGGAGATGCAGTCCTTCAAATAGGATGTTGAATAATGATTTAAACCAATGAAATCCAACTTGGATGCTTGTAGTATCTTCTTTTGTTTTAATGTGAATTCAGGTAGGTTTGGACCCAAGATCTTGTGCATCGCAGAGGGGTAATCACCAAGAATTATGGGGTCCAGAAACCTGGCATAATCAAGTAAATTAGCCATACTATAAAATACAAATATGAATTAACTAATAATACTATATGTCCAGGGCTTGTTATCAGAAAATAAAGTGTTATTTGTATTCTTGGTTATCAATATAACAGGAAGATTAGTACCATGGAGCTCCAAAAGATAGACCCTGATCAACTGCTAAGATGTCTGTTGGGATATTCCGGAATGGTTCATACCATCTTGAGAGAACTGTAATTCCAATATGACCACCTTGTTTCCCCTACCAAACATCAACCATAGCATAAACAATTTTCTTTAATTGATGTTTTCATTTTAGTAACTCATTTGATTGGTGTTTTCATTTCAGCAACTCTCAAGCTAATGTGATTATTGTTGCATATTTGGTACCTGATATTTTTTCTTGTAAATGCTGACCACATTTGCATGAGACAATACCATGTTGTGACCCGCAATGTATGGCTCAGTTGAAGAATTTCCAGAAGTACAGTTCCCAAATGGCCTAGAGCAGTGACCAGGAGGGTACCGTCCATAGATATAGCTGAGCTTTGCGAATATATTTGGCTCATTAAATGTTATCCAAAATTTTACTCGGTCACCAAACATCCTGAAGCATACATCTGCTAGGTAACCAAAGTCTCTCCTAGAAAGTATTTAGAAGTCAAATCAACCACCAATCAAGAATTAGAAGCCATTTTTATTGCAAATTAAATAAAGAAATGGACATACCGAATTTCGGGGCTCAACCAGCCACCATATCGCTTCTCTAGTTCATATGGAATGTCATAATGAGATATCGTCACAAATGGTTCTATGCCTGTTTAAAATGTAGTTCAGAACTCCATATCTTCAAAGTAGTGTTTACTGCATATATCTGTTGAACTAATACCTCTTTGTAGAAGAGCATCAATAAGAGCATTGTAGAATGCTACACCATCTGGATTAACATGCCCGAAGCGGCCTTCTGTAGCAAGAGTCCAAATTACGTCAACAACCTTTTTTTTCTAAACAATTATGCATAACCACAATTTATGCCATAAGAGAGGAAGGGACTCGTAAAGAAGTAAAATATTGTCAAACTCACTCGGTAGAATCCTTGCCCATGCAATGGAAAATCGATATGAGTTGACACCCAAGGAATGAATCAAGTCAATGTCTTCCTGGAGCATAGAAAAATGTCTCTGGTCTCAAGTAGTTGAACAGATACCAAGATCCATTGGAATATCAACTACCATTATTGATTGCAATTTTATATTTATTACTAAATAATCAACAAAGTTGAAATCCATGGAAAACTTGTAGCATACATACCATGTAACGATGACAGTGATCATCAGCGGTATCACCATTGGTCCCATCCTCAACTGTACCTAAAGGGATTGAATAAAGAAAAGGAGGTGACACAGAGAAGAATAAAAATGAATTGACATCTAGGAGTTATGTCTAAATTAATTCCTATAGATTATCATGCTTCACCTTGCTTATGGGTGAAAATATCCCAATTGCTTAAGCCTTTATTACCCTCCAAATATCCACCTTCAATCTGGACAGTCAGATAACAGTACTAATAAAAGTGAAGGAATATCTAGCTAGGGATCCCAATATGAAGAAAGCAAGAATAGACAAGGATGAAATTGGTGATATTTTCATTAGTTAAATAGAGGCATCCATCCCATTAGACGGTTTTGATTAGGATAAGTTTCCTGTTGTCCTTTCAGGGTCTTGTCCTATATGGCTATATAGAACACATTTTTTGGCGATTATATACAACACATATCCTGCTTGGGACAAATTTTTATTCCATTTGGGTCCATCATGGTATCATGAGTTCAGCCCAATGACCTTCCTTCCACTAGCCTAGTGCCTCCAACTAATTGGGGCTAAACAACTATTTACTATGAGCTCATTTAAATAGTTTCTACCACATATATCATTTTTTAGCCTTTTGGTGTTTCAGGTGCAATAATGATATATGTAGTAGAAACTAGTGAGACTCACATGTATTTAGCGTTTTCTTAAAATAAATGTTGAATGTGTCCACAGTCATCTGGATTAATGATCCACAGTTACTTCAGATTAATGTAGTAATGTTCTTTTTCCCCTCAGCCCAAACAATCACTAAATCTAATACTGAGGCAAAATTAACAAGATCGCAAAAATAAAATTCAGAGTCTAAGATACATCAAATGTGGGCCCCACCCAATGGAGAACTTCTATAACCTACTCCCTCAGtcgaaaaagaatgcaattctagattCGAAATGTAAGTTTCACTAAGTTTTAGAAAGTAGTATCAACATTATGTCTTCAAATATATTAACTATGAAAATATACTTCATGACTAATCTAATTATATTTATTTGGTATAattaatgttagtattttttatatagatGTGGTCAAAATCAAAATTGTTTGACTTCTCGCAAACTGGAAATTACCCTTTTTATATAGATTAATTGTTAGTATTTTTTACGAAGAATTCCTCAATATGGTCATCCGACTTTCCTCTCTGATTTATAAAACTACAAACCTTGTCACATGCAACTATTAAAACCGTTTTTTTAACCTCCACTAGTTTGGAAGGTAGTTTTTGTCACCGTGGTGTTGACTCAGCGAACCCACATAGACACGTGTCTCGGTTAGCCCAAGCCTACCAATCAAAGGGTGGATTTGGTAGGAATCCAGATTCTCGTAAAAACGTTTCGGATCTAGATTCTCTAA
This region includes:
- the LOC136497183 gene encoding probable inactive beta-glucosidase 14 — its product is MAGVIIVLAFFLAHELLPFASSSAIDRTQFPPDFLFGTSTSAYQIEGGYLEGNKGLSNWDIFTHKQGTVEDGTNGDTADDHCHRYMEDIDLIHSLGVNSYRFSIAWARILPKGRFGHVNPDGVAFYNALIDALLQRGIEPFVTISHYDIPYELEKRYGGWLSPEIRRDFGYLADVCFRMFGDRVKFWITFNEPNIFAKLSYIYGRYPPGHCSRPFGNCTSGNSSTEPYIAGHNMVLSHANVVSIYKKKYQGKQGGHIGITVLSRWYEPFRNIPTDILAVDQGLSFGAPWFLDPIILGDYPSAMHKILGPNLPEFTLKQKKILQASKLDFIGLNHYSTSYLKDCISSSPCELDPFDGDALISTSTERDGILIGERTGSPYLNTVPYGMEKVVMYYKRRYNNTPMYITENGYAQASNSNMSAKDFTNDTGRVDYLQGYLTFLASAIRKGADVRGYFVWSLLDNFEWNSGYTQRFGLYHVDYKTQKRTPKLSAKWYSEFLKGSPLRTRSQNGNSYKYSA